GCGACCGCATCCACACCGTTCTCCGCTTCCCCTACGACTTCAAATCCATTCTTTGTCAAGATATCCTTAATCATCATGCGCATGAACGCCGCATCATCTACCACCAAAATTTTTGCACTCATTGTTCTTCCTCCTTAAACGATGCCAATCCGCTCGTGCGGTTGGATAATTTCTGTTACACGGACCCCGAAGTTCTCTTCGATGACGACGACTTCGCCGCGGGCAATCCGTTGTTGGTTCACATAAATATCGACCGGCTCACCGGCAAGTTTATCGAGTTCGATGATCGAGCCTTGCGACAACTCAAGCACTTCGCGGACCGAACGTTTCGTCCGCCCGAGCTCGACCGTCACGCTGAGCGGCACGTCATACAACAGACCGAGGTTCGCTGGAATCGAATCGTTCGTCGCAGGCGCATGCAGTGGCATGAATTCCGCTTGACTGACAGCGACTTCCGGTGCCGACTTCACTTCCTGACGTACAGGTTGTTGAGGAGCCGGTGCGGCCGGTGCTTTTGGTGCTTCTTGCTTCGGGGCGGCCGCAGCAGGTACGACCGGTTGCGGGGATGTGGCCGTCATCAATTCATTGACGAGCTGTTTCCCGAATTGAATCGGTGCGATTTGAACGATTTTTGAGTCGATCAACGTACCGACTTTCAAATTGAACTCGATCAACACCATCGTCTCCCAAAGTTCGAGACGATCGATGATCGTTTGGGTCTTCGTCGCATCGAACACTTCGACGAGCGGCGGTGAAATGTCAATTTTTTTTGAGAATACCGTCGACAAAGATGTCGCCGCTGCCCCCATCATTTGGTTCATCGCTTCTTGGACGGCCGAGAGTCGAATTTCGTCCAACCCTTCCGGATCGACATCGATCCCGTTCCCGCCAAGCATCAAATCCGAGATGATGGCCGCATCCTCACGTGTCAACACGAGGACGTTTTCGCCTTTCAAACCTTCTGTGTAACCGACGCGAAGCGCCACGTGCGGTGTTGGATAACGCTCACGGAGCGCATCGATTGTAACTTCACTGACGATTGGGGTCGTGATTTCTACTTTTTGTTGCAGTAACGTCGATAGTGCCGTCGCCGAGTTACCGAACGAGATATTCCCGATCTCTCCTAAGGCGTCGCTCTCCATCGAGTCAAGATGCTCTTCGGGCTTCGCCTCTGGTTTTGACGAGTCGCTCGTCCCTCGTAATAACGCGTCTATCTCATCTTGTGACAACATCTCACTCATTGCTCTTCCTCCTTCACCCGGTGGAGCACTTGGACGGCCATCCGCTTCCCGCTCACACCGACTTGCCCTTTGAACACTTTATTTTCCCCTACCATGATGGATAATGGGTCTTTCACCAATTGGTCGAGCGTCAAACAATCCCCGACCTCTAAATGTAACAAGTCACCGAACGTGATCGTCGTCTCTCCGAGCAGAGAAACGACCTCAACCGTCGAGTTCATCAATTGGGCTTTGAGCGGTTCCTTGCTGTTGCCGCTCGCATTGCGGCGGTTGGCCTCCTGCATCCAGTAATGGCTCGACAGTTTGGATAACACCGGCTCGATCGTCACGAACGGCAAGCAGACGTTGATCGTGCCGCTCACCTCGCCGATGGTGACACCGATCGAGATAAGGACGACCGTCTCGTTTGGCGAGACGAGTTGAAGAAACTGCGGATTGACCTCGACCGCGGTCATCTCTGACTTGATCACGGCAATCGACTCCCACGCCTCCCCGTATCCGGCAAACGCTCGTTTATATAACTGGGTCAAGATGCGCATCTCGATTTCTGTGAAGCTCTCGACTTTTTCGATTTCGACCCCTGGACCACCAAGCAGACGGTCGAGCATCGCATATGAGATGTTCGGGTTGACCTCGATGATGAAGCGGCCGTTGAGCGGCGGAGCCTCAATCAAGTTGATCATCGTCATACTTGGGATGGAATGAATGAATTCATCGTACGGGAGCTGCTCGACCGAATTGACCGTGAACTGCACGTATGTCCGGAGCTGAGCCGAAAAGAACGTCGTCAACATGCGCGTGAAATGTTCATGGATTCGGGTCAGACTTCGGATTTGGTCTTTCGAGAAGCGGACCGCCCGTTTAAAGTCATATTGCCGAACCTTCCGCTCTTCTTCTTGATTTAAAAAGGAGTCGGCTTCGACGTCGCCACTGCTTAACGCCGATAGCAAGGCATCAATTTCTTGTTGAGATAAGACTTCTCCCATGATGCCACCTCACTGTATGATTTTCTTCGTCATATAGACTCGTTGGACCTCACCTGACTCCAACAGTCCGTTTAATTGTTTACGGAGCGACTGCTCAAATTTCTGCATGTCTTCCTTCGTCGTCAACTGGGCTTTCGTCATGCCGGCCAAATCACCAAGGATGACGTTATGCACTTGAAACTTGCGAAGTTCGAGATCTTCTTTCGTTTCAGCGGCATCGGTCACGATCGTGAACTGGACGTTGATGAAACGCTCATCTTGAATGTTCGTTGTCATGTCATCCGTCGTGAAGCTACGTTCGGCCAACTCTTCGGCGGTGACCGGTTTCGTTTTCGCCGTCACGTTGTCTCCGAACAAATATTTATAAGTCATGAATCCGGCCCCGCCCATGACGAGCAGGACGACTAGCAAGATGAGCACCATCTTCATGGCGCCACCTTTTTGTTTTTCTTCACTCATCTTCTTCACCTCGTATGCCTGTCGTTCCAATCAGACCGATCGAGGCATAAAATGCCGTCGTCCGGTCGATGATTTGTTGTTTCGTCTCGCTGACGATATACGTTTTTCCGTTATACAAGTGAATGATCGTATCCGGTTCGGCCTTGACCGTCTCGATGAACAAGGCGTTCAATACGAGTTCTTCACCCCGGAGTGTCGTGACGCGAATCATCAGCGTTTCAAGTTGACGAGTTCTTGGAGGATCTCGTCCGATGTTGTGATGATACGAGTGTTCGCTTGGAAACCACGTTGAGCGACAATCATTTCTGTGAACTCTTCCGACAAGTCGACGTTCGACATCTCGAGCGCGCCCGAGACGAGTTCTCCACGTCCATCTTGTCCAGGGATGCCGATGTTCGGTTCACCTGAGTTTTGCGATTGAATGAAGTTGTTTGCTCCGACTTTCGAGAGTCCGGCATTGTTGGCGAACGTGACGACTTGGATTTGACCGACGACCGTCGATTCCCCGGCATTGTTCACGTAGCTGACTTGTCCGTCTTTACCAATCGAGAGTGACTTCGCACCGGCTGGGATGTTGAGGCGGTCACCCGTCGTACTGAGGACGTAGGCTCCATCTCCATTGACGAGGTCGCCCGTGTTATCTGTATAGAAGTTACCGGCCCGTGTGTATTGCGTTTGACCGTTCACATCCAAGGCGAAGAATCCTTCTCCTGAGATCCCGACGTCAAGTGCTCGCCCTGAGTTTTGCATGGCTCCTTGGTTATAGACGTTGTCGACGGTCGCCATCGTGCCCCCGAGACCGACTTCTTTCGGGTTGACCCCGCCGCTGACTCCGTTCGCCGCGGTCGCACTACCGACTTGCTGACTGACGAGGTCCTTGAACGTGACCCGACCTTTTTTATAGCCGAACGTGTTGACGTTGGCGATGTTGTTCCCGACGACGTCAAGCTTGGATTGGAAGTTCTTTAAACCACTGATTCCTGAGTACATTGCTCTTAACATGATGAATCCTCCTATGCTTGTTTGATGGAAGTGATGTTGTACACGTTGACGGACGTTCCGTCTTCAAGGTCGGCCACATAGCCGGCTTCGGTCTTCGAAATCGAGAGAACACGTCCCGAGCCTTTAATCGTCTCGGTTTCCGTTTCGTTTGTATAAGCGACCGTTTGCCCGATCATATTGCTGAACTCCGAAATCGAAGCCATTTGCCGATCGACAAGGGCCGAATCGAGTTGTTTCGAAATCGTCTGCATCTGTTCGAGAGAAGAGAACTGGGCCATCTGGGAGATGAACTCACGGTCTTCCATCGGTGACATCGGGTCTTGGTTGGCGAGTTGCGCGAGCAACAGCTTCAAAAACATGCTCTGATCATATTGGTTCGTTGCTTTCGGCATCGATTGATCCGGTAACGTATAGTCACTCGTCTTCGGCTGGATGGTCGTCATCTTCTGGTTCTCCTTTCGGTTGTTCCTGCTGTTCCGGTTCCGGTTGGTCGAACTCGTTGAATCCGGACCCTTTCGTCTCGAGCGCCTGTTGGGTCAAGTTGATCTCGACACGGACGTTTTGCGTCAGCGGTTGAAGCGTCTGTTGCAACTGTTGGACCTGTGACTGAAGCAACTGCTTCGCTTCTTGGTTGCTCGCAAACAGTTTGACGACGAGTTCCCCATTTTGACGTTCGAGTTTGACGACGAGCTCGCCTAACTGTTCAGGATAGAGGCGGACCGTGAACACTTTGGATCCGTCGGCTCCGCTCTTGAACGGTGCACGTTGCAAAGCGGCTTCGATTCGGGCCTGCAAATTCTCCGGCAGTGAACCTTTCGAGGCATACATAACCATTTCCGAATCAATTTGCGGTTTCGACCAGGTCATCCCTTTGGGCATCCATTCGGTCTCTTTTACCGAGGGTTGCAATTGCGCAACTTGTGTTTCGGTTTTAGTAAGTCCGGGTATAGACTTAGGGGTCTGTCCGAGCGTCCCTTTAAACTGCGCAACGACTTGTTGGATGATGCGCACGTTCTCTTCCACTTGATCGGTCGGCACGGGTGTAACGAGTGCTTCCGTTTCCTTTTTCGTCAGCGTGAACGAGATTGTCGGCGCCGCCATTTGTCCAGCGAGGAGTGCGGGCGTCACGGCCGATGTCGTCTCAAGAGTTGCCGCTGACTGATCCGGGGCGACTTGATTTAAAATCCCAATATAAGCATCCATAAACTTTCGGTAAGCATCTGCCGGCAGTGATTTCAACCATTGCAGGCTGTCGGGCTGTTGGAGCCATTGCTCCAATCGGTTCGATACATTCTCGAGCGGAAGCGATTCCTCGTCTTCCGTGGCGACCGCCACCTCTGGAGATGGCGTCGAGGTCCCGAGCATCGCCGAGAGTAACTCCAAAAACTGTCCGGTCGGGGTCGCAGCCGCTTCCCCGCCTTTTTGGGTCGTCCCTTGTAGCGATTGGGCGAGTAAGGCGATATTCATCATCACGTCCTCCTTTCCTGTCATTGGAGCAACTGGGTCACGACGGCGGCCTGTTGGGCATCCATCCGTCCTAAAATGTCGGCTTGTTGCTTCGGTGACAATTCTTTCAATAAGTTGGCCACTTGCGGGCTTTCGAGTTCATTCATGATGGCAGCAGCTTGTTTCGCGGACATCTCTTCATAGACGCGAGAGACGTCCGAGGTTTCTTCTTCCGCCGCACTTGCCGTCGCCAATTCCGCGACGAGCCGGTCACGCTCTTTGATCAACTTCGATACTTCCTCTTGGCGCGCCTTCACTTCGTTCGTCAACTCGACATTGTCCGCTCGAAGCTTCTCAATCTCGGCGTTCGCCACTTTCAAACGATTCGCGGTATCCGCGTCGATTCCGGTCACATTCACGTCTGTCTTCACTTTTTCTTCCGGCTCTTGTTTCGCACCAATCTCTAGAAACGGGACCGATAACAACGGACGGTCCATCGCATAGTTCATGACGACGATCCCTCCAACGAGTAGAAAGATGGCCGGGACGAGAACGAGCGCGACCAGTAGCTGTCTTCCCCGCTTCGAGTTGTCTTTTTCCATCGGTTTACTTCCCTTTCCCGTGATGAATCACTGCCAGCTCATCGATGAAATGTTGCTCGATGAGCTTCGTCGCAGCCACTTCATGTTGACTGACTTTTTCATGCAGCGTTACATATTTCTTTTCCTCAACGACTTTTCCGAGCAAGCGCTCTTGTGACAGATGGTACCGATTGCGCGCCTGCTGGACGACGAGCTGTTGCGTCTCGATTTGACGTTTCAGCCGTTCGCGTGTCTGCTCACGATATTGCGACATGAGCAGGTCGATGACGCCATCCTGTTCATCTTGACTCTTCATGAGCGACTCGTACGTCAACACGAGCCGATAGAGCGCCTCCATCTCCGTCTCGAACCGTGCTTTCTGTTGTCTCATCTCCGTCGCGGATTCTTCTTTCTCATGTTCCGCGATCGGCATGATGCGTTCTAACAATAGTCTGTTCATGGTTCACCTCGCACGATCTTGGCCAAACGTTCGAGCGATTGCTCGAGCGGGGCCTCTTCTTCGATGGATTGCTTTAAAAAAGTCAATAACGCTGGGTATTGCTCAATCGCCGTATCGATTGCCGGGTTCGTCCCTTTTTTATAGGCCCCGATATTGATCAAGTCCTCGGCGTCCAAGTACGTCGCCAACCAGCCGCGGAACGTTTGGGCGGCCTCACGGTGTATCGGCCCCGCAATTTGGTTCATGACACGGCTAATCGACTTTAAGACGTGGATCGCGGGGAACTGGCCACGGTTCGCGAGCGAACGGTCCATGACGAAGTGGCCGTCCAGTATGCCTCGCACCGCATCTGCGATCGGTTCATTCATATCATCCCCGTCGACAAGGACGGTGTAAAAAGCGGTGATCGAGCCCGTCACAGCGGTACCGCTTCGTTCCAACAGTTGCGGCAACATCGCGAACACGGATGGGGTATACCCTTTTGACGTCGGAGGTTCACCGGTCGCAAGACCGATTTCCCGTTGCGCCATGGCAAAGCGGGTCACCGAGTCCATCATGAGGACGACTTCCTTGCCTTGGTCCCGGAAGTATTCAGCGATGGCCGTCGCCGTATAAGCCCCTTTCAATCGGACGAGAGGCGGTTGGTCGCTCGTCGCCACGATGACGACCGAGCGGGCCATCCCTTCTGGTCCGAGCTCTTTCTCGATGAACTCTTTCACTTCACGGCCACGTTCACCGATTAAAGCGATGACGTTTATGTCGGCCGATGAGCGTTTGGCGATCATCCCGAGCAGAGTCGACTTCCCGACTCCTGAACCCGCGAACAACCCGACCCGTTGCCCTTTACCGACCGTTAACAGACCGTCGATGACGCGGACGCCGGTCGACAAGACATCTAAAATCCGCGGTCGTTCGAGCGGGTTCGGTGGCTTCCGAAGGACATCGTAGCGTTTTCCCGGTGTGACTGCTTCACCGGACAAGGGACGGCCGAGACCATCGAGCACTTGTCCGATCAGTTCGTCACCGACCGGGACTTGGAGCATCCGACCCGTCCCTTTGACCATACAGCCCGGAGCGATTTGGGTCGTCTCCCCGTAAGGCATGAGGAGCACGCGGGCCTCATTGAATCCCACGACTTCCGCCTCGACATGTTGGCCGGACGGGAGTTCGATCAAACATCGTTCTCCGATAAAAGCGCTCGGCCCCGTCGATTCAATCATCAGTCCGACGACTCGACAGACCCGGCCGACTTTCCGGACGTATTCGTCCTCGGCGGATGCCGTGATCGACTGAAGGACGTGGTCAATAAGCGCCATCGGCCAAAACCTCCTCGATTTTGGATTGGATGCGTTCAAAGCTGTAAGTCAAATCGAGTTCGTCACCGTGGTGCGGTGTCTCGATCCGGACGCTCGTCTCACTCAAACCGGCATCCGCCCGATATTTCAAAGGCGGACCGTCTGGTGTCGCCCACTCCGAATCGAAACGTTGAATCGAAGCGAGACGGGTCGGATGGACGTACACCGTCAACGACTCGGCATCGAGCTGACGGAGCAACTGTTCTCGAATCCGGTCGGCGAACAGCGCCTCATCTTTCCGGACAAGCTCTGTTGTGACGCGGGCGCTGACCTCGAGGGCGAGGGCGACGAGTTGTCGCTCCGCGTCCCGCCACTTCGTATCGAACAGTTGTTCAAGTTCGACGGCGATGGTGTTCAGCCGCGTCGTCAACTCGTCGTACTCCGCCTTGCCTTCCCGTCTACCGTGGTCAAATCCTGCGTCAAACCCTTCTTGTCGGGCTGACGTCAACACTTCCTCTCTCAGCACCGCGAGTTCCTGTTCCATCGAGGCACGGCGACTCTGAAGCGCTTCTTCGTCTAACCGGAGTTGTTCACGCTTTTGTTCCAACTGCTCATTTTCTTGGTCGTCATGCTCCACCGATACCGGCTCAAGAAACGGTTTCGAGTCGATCCGTTGCGGTTCGAGCGGTGTCGCGTAATAGCGTTTAATCACGTTAGACAACGATGTCATCTCCTCCGCCGCGGCTGATCACGATCTCTCCGACGTCTTCTAAGCGACGGATGATGCCGACGATACGGCTTTGCGCTTCTTCGACGTCACGCAACCGGACAGGCCCCATGAATTCCATGTCTTCTTTGAACGTTTCGACCATTCGCTGTGACATGTTTTTGAAGATGATCTGTTTGACTTCTTCGGACGACACTTTGAGGGCAAGCAATAGGTCGTCGTTTGCCACTTCGCGGATGATTCGTTGAATCGCACGCGAATCGAGCGTGACGATATCTTCGAAGACGAACATCCGTTTTTTGATTTCCTCGGCCAGTTCCGGGTCTTCAATTTCAAGCGCATCGAGGATGGTGCGCTCGGTCGTACGATCGACCCCGTTGAGCACTTCGACGACCGCTTCGATGCCACCAGACTGGGCGTAGTCTTGCATATCGGTCTGGGACAAGTTTTTCTCGAGAATCTGTTCAATCTCGTGAATGACGTCTGGATTGAGTCGATCCATCGTCGCGATCCGCTTGGCGACTTCCGATTGAATTTCAGGCGGGAGTTCCGATAGGATTTGTCCCGACTTGACCGGTTCGAGATGCGCCAAGATCAAGGCGATCGTCTGCGGATGCTCGTTCTGGATGAAGTTGAGCAACTGCTTCGGGTCGGCCTTACGGGCAAACTCGAACGGTCGAACTTGGAGCGTCGATGTGAGCCTATGGATGAGGGCCATCGCTTTCTCTTCTCCGACCGCTTTCTCGAGCACCGTTTTCGCAAACCCGATCCCGCCTTGCGTGATATAACTTTGTGCCATGGCGAGCTCGTGGAACTCGCCCATGATCGCTTCTTTTTGTTCGGACGATACTTTCTTCAAGGCCGAGATTTGTAACGTCAACTGTTCCATCTCTTCTTCCGACAGATGTTTGTAGACGTTCGCAGCCACCTCAGGTCCAAGCGAGATCATGAGCATGGCCGCTTTTTCCCGGTTCGCTTGTTTTGCGTAATTCACAGTACTCACTCCTCAGACATCCAAGTACGGAGAAGTTTGGCGAACTCTTCAGGATTGCTCTCTGCCAATTTCTCCAACTGTTTCTTCTTGACGGCCCCTTCGCCTCGTTCTTCAAGGTCGAGGTCCGGTACTTCGTCTTCATATGGAACTTCCCATTCGTTCGACTCGGCAATCGGTTCACGTTTGCGTTTACGCAGCGCGAAGAACAAGAGCGCGAGCAAGACGACGGCCCCTGCTGCTGCCGCATACATCCACCACTGGGTAGGTTGTTCGACCGCAGCCGCTTCTTCCGTCTCAGCGAATGGACGCGATACGACGACGACTTTCTGTTCAAGTTCCGCCTCTGTGAGCGCCTCGCCGGTCTTGGCGAGTGACGTCCGGATAATCGAGTACATCATCGTCTCGAGGTCACCTTCGAGTTGTGGGTCAATCGTCGTCGCCCCGTTCGGCGGTTCGACGATCAATTGAACACCGAGATCACGAATCGAGTACGGTGCGTTTTGAATCTGTTTCGTGATGCGGTTGACTTCATAATTGATGATTTCATGATTCTTTTCGCTCTCTTCTTCCCCGGTGCCGGTGGCGGCCGGGAAATTGACCGTGTCATTCTCGGCCGTGCCCGCCGCGGTCGCCGCGCCGGTACCGCCGGTGTACGCTTCGGCGATTCGTTCGGCCGATGTGACGATCCCTTCCATGCTGTCCTCGTTGACAGGTGTCACGAGGTTCTGCTCTTCTGCCGCTTGCGTCGTGTCGATATCGGCCGTAACCGAGACGAGGACGCTCCGCTCTCCTAAGAGGACGGAAAGCATCTGTTGAATCTGTTGACGGACATCTTTCTCAACTTGACGCTTCAAGACGAGCGGATCGGTGGATGATCCTCCTGCCGTCGTCGTTTGGTCCAAATCGTAATACGTAAAATATTGGTCCATGACCGAGATGTTTTCTGGTTTCAAGTTCGGCACGCTCTTACTAATCAAATGGTAGAGCCCTTTGACCGTCGCCGGTTCAAGATTCGTACCTGCTCCTAAATTTAAGACAATCGACGCCGTCGGCTCGCCCTGGTCTTCCGCCAAGAAGACCGATTTCTCAGGAATCGAGATGATGACTTTCGCTTGGTTGATCCCTTCGATCTGTGTGATCAACCGTTCGAGCTCGGTCTGCATCGCACTCCGTTCGATGACGGCCATCTCGCGGTCGGTCGTTCCGAAACCGGCATTTTCACTGAAGAAACTGTAGTCGATTGCGCCTGACTTCGGGATGCCCGCTGCTGCGAGGCTGACTTTCAATTGATCGACCTGTTCGCTCGGTACGTATACACTCACGCCGTTCGATGTCGCTTTAATTTCGGCTTTCACACCGTCAGCCGTCAGCTTCTCCGTCACCTCGCCCGCTTCTTGGGCGGACAGGTTCGTATAAAGCGGAGCCATGTTCGGGCGCGACAGCCAGACGGTCAAGACCACCGCGACGAGAAGTACGCCGGCGATGACGAGGCCCCAGAAGATTTTACGGTTCGTCTTTATCATTTGAAGGGAACCGGTCAGTGAACCGAATCGTTCTTTTAACTTTTCATTCATCGCAACTCGTCATCCTCTACATTAAACTTGCATTCGCATCATTTCTTGATAGGCCTCGACCGCTTTGTTTCGCACCTCAATGGCGAGTTGCATCGCAATCGACGACTCTTCACTTTGAATCATGACTTGATGTAAATCTGCTTTGCCGACAGCAAGGTCGGCCCGGGCTGAACTCGTCGCTTGTTGGACATCGTTCAACGAGCGCATCGCCTCGTTCAAATACGTACCGAACTGAGACGGTGTCTCTTTTACCGTCGGCGTGACGGTCGGTTGTGTACCGATCAACTGTATCGGGTTAATTTGCATCGTTTGTCACTCCTTATCCTTTACCGATTTCCATCGCTTTGACGAGCATCGCTTTCGTGGCGTTCATTGCAGCGATGTTTGCCTCGTATGACCGGGTCGCCCCCATCAAATCGACCATTTCTTTCAACAGGTCGACGTTCGGCATTTGAACGTAGCCGCGGTCATCCGAATCTGGATGGCTCGGGTCATAGACGAGCTTATACGGGCTTTCATCTTCCATGATTTGTGATACTTCGACGCCGCCGCTGACGGCGGACAACTGTTGTCGAAACGGTGCTTCCTGCAAGACGGTCATTTTCCGCGTGTACGGTTGCCACTCTCCGTCGACGAGTTTGCCTCTTGTCGTCTGGGCGTTCGCGATGTTTGCGGATACCGTGTCCATCCGAAGCCGCTGTGACGTCAATGCCGTCGCCGAGATATGAAAACTATCAAACATCCCCATC
This sequence is a window from Exiguobacterium mexicanum. Protein-coding genes within it:
- the fliY gene encoding flagellar motor switch phosphatase FliY, which translates into the protein MSEMLSQDEIDALLRGTSDSSKPEAKPEEHLDSMESDALGEIGNISFGNSATALSTLLQQKVEITTPIVSEVTIDALRERYPTPHVALRVGYTEGLKGENVLVLTREDAAIISDLMLGGNGIDVDPEGLDEIRLSAVQEAMNQMMGAAATSLSTVFSKKIDISPPLVEVFDATKTQTIIDRLELWETMVLIEFNLKVGTLIDSKIVQIAPIQFGKQLVNELMTATSPQPVVPAAAAPKQEAPKAPAAPAPQQPVRQEVKSAPEVAVSQAEFMPLHAPATNDSIPANLGLLYDVPLSVTVELGRTKRSVREVLELSQGSIIELDKLAGEPVDIYVNQQRIARGEVVVIEENFGVRVTEIIQPHERIGIV
- the fliM gene encoding flagellar motor switch protein FliM — translated: MGEVLSQQEIDALLSALSSGDVEADSFLNQEEERKVRQYDFKRAVRFSKDQIRSLTRIHEHFTRMLTTFFSAQLRTYVQFTVNSVEQLPYDEFIHSIPSMTMINLIEAPPLNGRFIIEVNPNISYAMLDRLLGGPGVEIEKVESFTEIEMRILTQLYKRAFAGYGEAWESIAVIKSEMTAVEVNPQFLQLVSPNETVVLISIGVTIGEVSGTINVCLPFVTIEPVLSKLSSHYWMQEANRRNASGNSKEPLKAQLMNSTVEVVSLLGETTITFGDLLHLEVGDCLTLDQLVKDPLSIMVGENKVFKGQVGVSGKRMAVQVLHRVKEEEQ
- a CDS encoding flagellar basal body-associated FliL family protein codes for the protein MSEEKQKGGAMKMVLILLVVLLVMGGAGFMTYKYLFGDNVTAKTKPVTAEELAERSFTTDDMTTNIQDERFINVQFTIVTDAAETKEDLELRKFQVHNVILGDLAGMTKAQLTTKEDMQKFEQSLRKQLNGLLESGEVQRVYMTKKIIQ
- a CDS encoding flagellar FlbD family protein; its protein translation is MIRVTTLRGEELVLNALFIETVKAEPDTIIHLYNGKTYIVSETKQQIIDRTTAFYASIGLIGTTGIRGEEDE
- the flgG gene encoding flagellar basal body rod protein FlgG, which codes for MLRAMYSGISGLKNFQSKLDVVGNNIANVNTFGYKKGRVTFKDLVSQQVGSATAANGVSGGVNPKEVGLGGTMATVDNVYNQGAMQNSGRALDVGISGEGFFALDVNGQTQYTRAGNFYTDNTGDLVNGDGAYVLSTTGDRLNIPAGAKSLSIGKDGQVSYVNNAGESTVVGQIQVVTFANNAGLSKVGANNFIQSQNSGEPNIGIPGQDGRGELVSGALEMSNVDLSEEFTEMIVAQRGFQANTRIITTSDEILQELVNLKR
- a CDS encoding flagellar hook capping FlgD N-terminal domain-containing protein, yielding MTTIQPKTSDYTLPDQSMPKATNQYDQSMFLKLLLAQLANQDPMSPMEDREFISQMAQFSSLEQMQTISKQLDSALVDRQMASISEFSNMIGQTVAYTNETETETIKGSGRVLSISKTEAGYVADLEDGTSVNVYNITSIKQA
- a CDS encoding flagellar hook-length control protein FliK — protein: MNIALLAQSLQGTTQKGGEAAATPTGQFLELLSAMLGTSTPSPEVAVATEDEESLPLENVSNRLEQWLQQPDSLQWLKSLPADAYRKFMDAYIGILNQVAPDQSAATLETTSAVTPALLAGQMAAPTISFTLTKKETEALVTPVPTDQVEENVRIIQQVVAQFKGTLGQTPKSIPGLTKTETQVAQLQPSVKETEWMPKGMTWSKPQIDSEMVMYASKGSLPENLQARIEAALQRAPFKSGADGSKVFTVRLYPEQLGELVVKLERQNGELVVKLFASNQEAKQLLQSQVQQLQQTLQPLTQNVRVEINLTQQALETKGSGFNEFDQPEPEQQEQPKGEPEDDDHPAEDE
- a CDS encoding MotE family protein, with product MEKDNSKRGRQLLVALVLVPAIFLLVGGIVVMNYAMDRPLLSVPFLEIGAKQEPEEKVKTDVNVTGIDADTANRLKVANAEIEKLRADNVELTNEVKARQEEVSKLIKERDRLVAELATASAAEEETSDVSRVYEEMSAKQAAAIMNELESPQVANLLKELSPKQQADILGRMDAQQAAVVTQLLQ
- a CDS encoding flagellar FliJ family protein, whose protein sequence is MNRLLLERIMPIAEHEKEESATEMRQQKARFETEMEALYRLVLTYESLMKSQDEQDGVIDLLMSQYREQTRERLKRQIETQQLVVQQARNRYHLSQERLLGKVVEEKKYVTLHEKVSQHEVAATKLIEQHFIDELAVIHHGKGK
- the fliI gene encoding flagellar protein export ATPase FliI is translated as MALIDHVLQSITASAEDEYVRKVGRVCRVVGLMIESTGPSAFIGERCLIELPSGQHVEAEVVGFNEARVLLMPYGETTQIAPGCMVKGTGRMLQVPVGDELIGQVLDGLGRPLSGEAVTPGKRYDVLRKPPNPLERPRILDVLSTGVRVIDGLLTVGKGQRVGLFAGSGVGKSTLLGMIAKRSSADINVIALIGERGREVKEFIEKELGPEGMARSVVIVATSDQPPLVRLKGAYTATAIAEYFRDQGKEVVLMMDSVTRFAMAQREIGLATGEPPTSKGYTPSVFAMLPQLLERSGTAVTGSITAFYTVLVDGDDMNEPIADAVRGILDGHFVMDRSLANRGQFPAIHVLKSISRVMNQIAGPIHREAAQTFRGWLATYLDAEDLINIGAYKKGTNPAIDTAIEQYPALLTFLKQSIEEEAPLEQSLERLAKIVRGEP
- a CDS encoding FliH/SctL family protein, producing MTSLSNVIKRYYATPLEPQRIDSKPFLEPVSVEHDDQENEQLEQKREQLRLDEEALQSRRASMEQELAVLREEVLTSARQEGFDAGFDHGRREGKAEYDELTTRLNTIAVELEQLFDTKWRDAERQLVALALEVSARVTTELVRKDEALFADRIREQLLRQLDAESLTVYVHPTRLASIQRFDSEWATPDGPPLKYRADAGLSETSVRIETPHHGDELDLTYSFERIQSKIEEVLADGAY
- the fliG gene encoding flagellar motor switch protein FliG, with the protein product MNYAKQANREKAAMLMISLGPEVAANVYKHLSEEEMEQLTLQISALKKVSSEQKEAIMGEFHELAMAQSYITQGGIGFAKTVLEKAVGEEKAMALIHRLTSTLQVRPFEFARKADPKQLLNFIQNEHPQTIALILAHLEPVKSGQILSELPPEIQSEVAKRIATMDRLNPDVIHEIEQILEKNLSQTDMQDYAQSGGIEAVVEVLNGVDRTTERTILDALEIEDPELAEEIKKRMFVFEDIVTLDSRAIQRIIREVANDDLLLALKVSSEEVKQIIFKNMSQRMVETFKEDMEFMGPVRLRDVEEAQSRIVGIIRRLEDVGEIVISRGGGDDIVV